From Streptomyces griseorubiginosus, one genomic window encodes:
- a CDS encoding organic hydroperoxide resistance protein: MPEIQQSDVLYTAVATAENGRDGRVATDDGRLDLVVNPPEEMGGSGHGTNPEQLFAAGYSACFQGALGVVARQEKADISGSTVTAKVGIGRNADGFGLVVEISATLPNTDATTARALLEKAHQVCPYSKATRGNISVTLA, encoded by the coding sequence ATGCCGGAAATCCAGCAGTCCGACGTCCTGTACACCGCCGTCGCCACCGCCGAGAACGGCCGCGACGGCCGGGTCGCCACCGACGACGGCAGGCTCGACCTGGTCGTCAACCCGCCCGAGGAGATGGGCGGCAGTGGCCACGGCACCAACCCCGAGCAGCTCTTCGCGGCCGGCTACAGCGCCTGCTTCCAGGGCGCCCTCGGGGTCGTCGCCCGCCAGGAGAAGGCCGACATCTCCGGCTCGACGGTCACCGCCAAGGTCGGCATCGGCAGGAACGCCGACGGCTTCGGACTGGTCGTCGAGATCTCGGCGACGCTCCCGAACACCGACGCGACCACGGCCCGGGCCCTCCTCGAGAAGGCCCACCAGGTCTGCCCGTACTCGAAGGCGACCCGCGGGAACATCTCCGTGACGCTTGCCTGA
- a CDS encoding serine hydrolase domain-containing protein: MTQEIHGTVADGFEAVREEFAAFVAGERPDYEGQLCAYVHGRRVVDLWAGADTRPDSLYGVFSSTKGAAHLVVALLVQEGTLELDRKVTYYWPEFGAEGKAQLTLRDLLAHRAGVVGIDGGFSAQELADDRAMAERLADQKPFWRPGTAFGYHAYVIGALTGEIVRRATGRTLQEVYEERIRAPYGLDFHLGLPASLEPRFRSVQPMDATAEQQALLDATPTGPHTLTAIAFNLQAAEPQELLDHANSRAVRAKGPASAGGVAAARGLAGMYAAAISEVAERPPLLKPDTIAEVGQIHSIGYDLVSRAHRSFGLGFQATADMTHPFLGAGAFGHSGAGGSQAFADPRSGLAYGYTRRRMAFPGGAAPENQRLVRAVHRAALAV, translated from the coding sequence ATGACGCAGGAGATCCACGGCACCGTCGCGGACGGCTTCGAGGCGGTGCGCGAGGAGTTCGCCGCTTTCGTGGCCGGCGAACGGCCCGACTACGAAGGGCAGTTGTGTGCCTATGTGCACGGCAGGCGGGTCGTCGACCTGTGGGCCGGCGCGGACACCCGGCCCGACTCCCTCTACGGCGTGTTCTCGTCGACCAAGGGTGCCGCGCATCTGGTGGTGGCGCTCCTCGTCCAGGAGGGCACGCTGGAGCTGGACCGCAAAGTGACCTACTACTGGCCGGAGTTCGGGGCCGAGGGCAAAGCCCAGCTGACCCTGCGCGACCTGCTGGCGCACCGGGCCGGTGTGGTGGGCATCGACGGCGGTTTCAGCGCGCAGGAACTGGCGGACGACCGGGCGATGGCGGAACGGCTCGCGGACCAGAAGCCGTTCTGGCGGCCGGGCACGGCCTTCGGCTATCACGCCTACGTCATCGGCGCGCTCACCGGTGAGATCGTCCGGCGGGCGACCGGCCGCACCCTCCAGGAGGTGTACGAGGAGCGGATCCGGGCGCCGTACGGTCTGGACTTCCACCTGGGGCTGCCCGCGTCCCTGGAGCCGCGTTTCCGCTCCGTGCAGCCCATGGACGCGACGGCCGAGCAGCAGGCCCTGCTCGACGCGACGCCGACGGGGCCGCACACCCTGACCGCGATCGCCTTCAACCTCCAGGCGGCGGAACCGCAGGAGCTGCTCGACCACGCCAACTCCCGTGCCGTGCGCGCGAAGGGGCCGGCCTCGGCGGGTGGAGTGGCGGCGGCGCGCGGTCTGGCCGGGATGTACGCGGCGGCGATCAGCGAAGTCGCCGAGCGGCCGCCCCTGTTGAAGCCGGACACCATCGCGGAGGTGGGCCAGATCCACTCCATCGGCTACGACCTGGTCTCCCGCGCCCACCGGTCCTTCGGGCTGGGCTTCCAGGCCACGGCCGACATGACCCACCCGTTCCTCGGCGCCGGCGCCTTCGGGCACAGCGGCGCCGGCGGCTCGCAGGCCTTCGCCGATCCCCGCAGCGGCCTGGCCTACGGCTACACCCGCCGCCGGATGGCGTTCCCGGGAGGGGCGGCGCCGGAGAACCAGCGGCTCGTCAGGGCCGTACACCGGGCGGCGCTGGCGGTGTGA
- a CDS encoding NADP-dependent oxidoreductase has product MINREWHLLSRPVGWPKPEDFALVEAEVRQPGEGQVLVRNKYLSVDPYMRGRMSAAKSYTAPFELNKAMQGGAVGEVIASNAEGVAVGDHVLHFGGWREYATFDAQQAVKVDADAAPLSTYLGVLGMTGLTAYAGLLRVASFKEGDSVFVSGAAGAVGSQVGQIAKLKGASRVIGSAGSDEKVKLLVEEYGFDAAFNYKNGKVSDQLQEAAPDGVDVYFDNVGGDHLEAAIGSLNQGGRIAVCGMISVYNNTEAAPGPRNLARLIQTRGRIEGFLVGDHYDLQPQFVSEVGPWVASGQLKYRETVVEGIENNLEAFLGVLRGDNTGKMIVKL; this is encoded by the coding sequence ATGATCAACCGCGAATGGCACCTGCTCAGCCGTCCCGTCGGCTGGCCCAAGCCCGAGGACTTCGCCCTGGTCGAGGCGGAGGTCCGGCAGCCCGGCGAGGGACAGGTCCTGGTGCGGAACAAGTACCTCTCGGTCGACCCGTACATGCGCGGCCGCATGAGCGCCGCGAAGTCGTACACCGCCCCCTTCGAGCTGAACAAGGCCATGCAGGGCGGCGCGGTCGGTGAGGTCATCGCCTCCAACGCCGAGGGTGTCGCCGTCGGCGATCACGTCCTGCACTTCGGCGGCTGGCGCGAGTACGCCACCTTCGACGCCCAGCAGGCCGTCAAGGTCGACGCCGACGCCGCGCCCCTCTCCACCTACCTCGGCGTCCTCGGCATGACCGGCCTCACCGCCTACGCCGGCCTGCTGCGCGTCGCCTCCTTCAAGGAGGGCGACTCGGTCTTCGTCTCCGGCGCCGCGGGTGCCGTCGGCAGCCAGGTCGGCCAGATCGCCAAGCTCAAGGGCGCCTCCCGGGTCATCGGCTCGGCCGGCTCGGACGAGAAGGTCAAGCTGCTCGTCGAGGAGTACGGCTTCGACGCGGCCTTCAACTACAAGAACGGCAAGGTCAGCGACCAGCTGCAGGAGGCGGCGCCGGACGGCGTCGACGTCTACTTCGACAATGTCGGCGGAGACCACCTCGAGGCGGCCATCGGCTCCCTGAACCAGGGTGGCCGGATCGCGGTCTGCGGCATGATCTCCGTCTACAACAACACCGAGGCGGCCCCCGGCCCGCGCAACCTCGCCCGCCTGATCCAGACCCGCGGCCGCATCGAGGGCTTCCTGGTCGGCGACCACTACGACCTCCAGCCCCAGTTCGTCTCCGAGGTCGGCCCGTGGGTGGCGTCCGGGCAGCTCAAGTACCGCGAGACGGTCGTCGAGGGCATCGAGAACAACCTGGAGGCGTTCCTCGGCGTCCTGCGCGGCGACAACACCGGAAAGATGATCGTCAAGCTGTGA
- a CDS encoding MarR family winged helix-turn-helix transcriptional regulator: MSTPHKTRPDPLTMEVVELIGDVVARFHSDYEDAAAEHALTGAQARLLSLLSLEPLPMRKLAQKLKCEPSNVTGIVDRLEARGLVERRPDPADRRVKVAVATEAGLGVARSLREGLRFAREPLAGLSAGERESLRDFLRRMLEV; encoded by the coding sequence ATGTCCACTCCTCACAAGACCCGGCCCGACCCGCTGACCATGGAAGTCGTGGAGCTCATCGGGGACGTGGTGGCCCGCTTCCACTCGGACTACGAGGACGCGGCCGCGGAGCACGCCCTCACCGGAGCGCAGGCGCGGCTGCTGAGTCTGCTGTCCCTGGAGCCGCTGCCCATGCGCAAGCTGGCCCAGAAACTGAAGTGTGAGCCGTCCAACGTCACCGGGATCGTGGACCGGCTGGAAGCGCGCGGGCTGGTGGAGCGGCGGCCGGATCCGGCGGACCGGCGGGTGAAGGTGGCGGTGGCGACGGAGGCGGGACTGGGGGTGGCCCGGTCACTGCGGGAGGGGCTGCGGTTCGCCCGGGAGCCGCTGGCGGGGTTGTCGGCGGGCGAGCGGGAGTCCTTGCGGGACTTCTTGCGGCGGATGCTGGAGGTTTAG